A region of Dioscorea cayenensis subsp. rotundata cultivar TDr96_F1 chromosome 5, TDr96_F1_v2_PseudoChromosome.rev07_lg8_w22 25.fasta, whole genome shotgun sequence DNA encodes the following proteins:
- the LOC120260615 gene encoding EEF1A lysine methyltransferase 2-like codes for MAGVRWPPEDSDLFPSRPPPAATEMVSDDDRSVAADSWSIKSDYGSTLDDEQRHADAAEILSVSTFPAASDSSSDKEDSDANEAEPSILGLQSYWDATYAEDLVNFHEHGHAGEIWFGVEVMDVVASWTKNLCTNMVGGGNLANGSSNKSESKDKACGDLSKWSVLDIGTGNGLLLQELAKQGFSDLTGIDYSEKAINLARNLAERDGFSSIKFLVDDVLGTKLDRKFQLIVDKGTFDAVGLHPDGPVKRMVYWEAVSNLVTACGLLVITSCNNTKDELLAEVDDFNKRIRSKNLVQYPGTEPTDVFQYLDHVCTYPTFVFGGVEGSHVSTVAFIRK; via the exons ATGGCGGGGGTCCGGTGGCCGCCGGAGGACTCCGATCTATTCCCGTCGAGGCCGCCTCCGGCAGCGACGGAGATGGTCTCCGATGACGACAGGTCGGTGGCTGCGGACTCGTGGTCTATCAAGAGCGACTATGGCAGCACTCTCGATGACGAGCAGCGTCATGCTGATGCCGCTGAGATCCTCTCGGTCTCCACCTTCCCCGCCGCCTCCGATAGCAG CTCTGACAAAGAGGATTCAGATGCTAATGAGGCGGAACCTTCAATTTTGGGCTTACAAAGCTACTGGGATGCAACTTATGCTGAGGATCTTGTGAATTTCCATGAGCATGGTCATGCTGGTGAAATTTG GTTTGGTGTTGAAGTTATGGATGTTGTAGCATCTTGGACTAAAAACTTGTGCACAAACATGGTTGGAGGTGGGAATCTAGCCAATGGCAGCAGCAATAAATCTGAATCAAAAGACAAGGCCTGTGGAGACTTGTCCAAATGGAGCGTACTTGACATTGGAACTGGGAATGGTTTGCTTCTGCAAGAGCTTGCAAAACAAGG GTTTTCAGACCTGACTGGAATTGATTATAgtgaaaaagcaataaatcttGCACGAAACCTTGCTGAGCGTGATGGATTCTCTAGTATTAAGTTCCTG GTTGATGATGTTCTAGGTACAAAATTAGACCGAAAATTCCAGCTGATTGTGGACAAAGGGACTTTTGATGCTGTTGGGCTACACCCAGATGGTCCTGTCAAGAG gATGGTGTATTGGGAGGCTGTATCAAACCTGGTCACTGCTTGTGGATTACTG GTGATCACATCATGTAACAATACAAAAGATGAATTATTAGCAGAAGTGGATGACTTCAACAAAAGGATCAGATCTAAAAACCTTGTCCAATATCCAGGTACTGAACCTACCGATGTTTTCCAATATTTAGATCATGTTTGCACATATCCTACGTTCGTCTTCGGCGGGGTTGAGGGATCCCATGTGTCAACTGTTGCATTTATTCGCAAATGA
- the LOC120262382 gene encoding uncharacterized protein LOC120262382 — translation MEIHLILSIFDFLNITRQDSNNNISPSLSLMGNTTSCTPCMASNGSIKVIDMNGVTKEYKQIIKAEDLMLEHNGKFICDSSHLKIGCRVPGLADKDELRRHRLYFLLPMDMLFSVLTEEEMVTLSFMVTRSVKKRGSKKLARIFPILTDFFLCPASSPEPASPKPETNVKFEKNVSRQWSWRPSLDTIEESA, via the exons ATGGAGATACACTTGATATTGTCAATATTCGATTTCCTGAACATTACG AGACAGGATAGCAACAACAACAtctctccctctctttctctGATGGGGAACACTACATCATGCACACCTTGCATGGCCTCCAATGGCTCCATCAAGGTCATTGACATGAATGGTGTGACCAAAGAGTACAAGCAAATCATAAAAGCAGAAGACCTCATGCTGGAGCACAATGGAAAATTTATCTGTGACTCAAGTCATCTCAAGATTGGTTGTAGAGTCCCCGGCCTCGCTGACAAAGACGAACTCCGGCGACACCGTCTCTACTTCCTCCTCCCTATGGACATGCTCTTCTCTGTGCTCACTGAGGAGGAAATGGTCACATTGTCATTCATGGTCACTAGATCAGTGAAAAAAAGAGGCTCTAAGAAGCTAGCAAGGATTTTTCCAATCCTTACTGACTTCTTCTTGTGTCCGGCTTCTTCACCGGAGCCGGCATCACCAAAGCCTGAAACAAATGTTAAGTTTGAGAAGAATGTTTCAAGGCAGTGGTCATGGAGACCTTCATTGGACACCATTGAAGAGTCTGCTTGA
- the LOC120261660 gene encoding ATP synthase subunit beta, mitochondrial, which translates to MATRRALSSLLRSSRRSVFSAPRSPSPAPLHRPSPAGFILSRVAEYASAAAAVAEAPAPSAPPTKVAGGPGGKITDEFTGAGAIGQVSQVIGAVVDVRFEEGLPPILTALEVQDHSIRLVLEVAQHLGENMVRTIAMDGTEGLVRGQRVLNTGSPITVPVGRATLGRIMNVIGEPIDEKGDMETNHFLPIHREAPAFVEQATEQQILVTGIKVVDLLAPYQRGGKIGLFGGAGVGKTVLIMELINNVAKAHGGFSVFAGVGERTREGNDLYREMIESGVIKLGDKQNESKCALVYGQMNEPPGARARVGLTGLTVAEHFRDAEGQDVLLFIDNIFRFTQANSEVSALLGRIPSAVGYQPTLATDLGGLQERITTTKKGSITSVQAIYVPADDLTDPAPATTFAHLDATTVLSRQIAELGIYPAVDPLDSTSRMLSPHVLGEEHYNTARGVQKVLQNYKNLQDIIAILGMDELSEDDKLTVARARKIQRFLSQPFHVAEVFTGAPGKYVDLKESVNSFQGVLDGKYDDLPEQAFYLVGGIEEVIAKAEKIAKESAA; encoded by the exons ATGGCGACACGCCGGGCCCTCTCTTCCCTCCTTCGTTCTTCCCGTCGTTCTGTCTTCTCCGCCCCACGGTCGCCATCGCCTGCTCCGCTCCATCGCCCTTCGCCGGCTGGATTTATCCTCTCTCGTGTCGCGGAGTATGCTAGTGCCGCAGCGGCGGTGGCGGAAGCTCCTGCCCCTTCTGCGCCTCCCACCAAGGTCGCCGGTGGCCCTGGGGGGAAGATTACGGACGAATTCACTGGGGCAGGTGCGATCGGCCAGGTTTCTCAGGTGATCGGTGCTGTCGTGGATGTGAGATTCGAGGAGGGCTTGCCCCCGATTTTGACCGCTCTGGAGGTTCAGGATCATTCTATCCGTTTGGTCCTTGAGGTTGCGCAGCATCTTGGGGAGAACATGGTGAGGACAATCGCTATGGACGGGACTGAGGGTCTTGTTCGTGGACAGAGGGTGTTGAACACGGGATCCCCCATCACT GTTCCTGTTGGTAGGGCCACTCTTGGGCGTATCATGAATGTGATTGGGGAGCCGATTGATGAGAAGGGTGATATGG AGACCAATCATTTCCTTCCAATTCATCGTGAGGCCCCTGCTTTTGTTGAGCAGGCGACGGAACAACAAATTCTTGTCACTGGAATCAAA GTTGTGGATCTTCTTGCACCTTACCAAAGAGGTGGGAAGATTGGGCTATTTGGTGGTGCTGGTGTTGGGAAGACTGTGCTTATTATGGAACTAATAAATAATGTCGCCAAAGCTCACG GTGGTTTCTCTGTTTTTGCTGGTGTTGGAGAGCGTACTCGTGAAGGCAATGATTTGTACAGGGAAATGATTGAGAGTGGTGTGATTAAGCTTGGAGATAAGCAG AATGAAAGCAAGTGTGCTCTTGTGTATGGGCAAATGAATGAGCCTCCTGGTGCTCGTGCTCGTGTTGGTTTGACTGGATTGACAGTGGCTGAGCATTTCCGTGATGCTGAAGGTCAAGATGTGCTGCTCTTCATTGATAATATTTTCCGTTTTACCCAG GCAAACTCTGAAGTGTCTGCTTTGCTTGGTCGTATCCCATCTGCTGTCGGCTACCAACCAACATTGGCCACTGATCTTGGAGGACTCCAGGAGCGgattacaacaacaaaaaaggGCTCTATTACCTCTGTGCAAGCTATTTATGTCCCTGCTGATGACTTGACTGATCCAGCCCCGGCAACTACCTTTGCACATCTTGATGCCACAACTGTGTTATCAAGACAG ATTGCAGAGCTTGGTATTTATCCAGCTGTTGATCCTCTTGATTCCACATCCAGAATGCTTTCTCCCCATGTATTAGGAGAGGAGCATTATAACACTGCTCGTGGTGTTCAGAAAGTCCTCCAGAACTACAAAAATCTTCAAGATATTATTGCTATTTTGGGAATGGATGAGCTCAGTGAAGATGATAAATTAACTGTTGCTCGTGCTCGTAAGATCCAGCGTTTCTTGAGTCAGCCTTTCCATGTTGCTGAAGTGTTCACGGGTGCACCTGGAAAGTATGTTGATTTGAAAGAGAGTGTCAACAGCTTCCAG GGTGTTTTGGATGGGAAATATGATGACCTTCCTGAGCAAGCATTTTATCTTGTTGGGGGAATTGAGGAAGTAATTGCCAAGGCTGAGAAGATTGCGAAGGAGTCCGCAGCTTGA
- the LOC120261610 gene encoding probable histone chaperone ASF1A, whose product MSAVNITNVTVLDNPAAFLNPFQFEISYECLIPLKDDLEWKLTYVGSAEDETYDQLLESVLVGPVNVGNYRFVLQADPPDPSKIRDEDIIGVTVLLLTCSYLGQEFIRVGYYVNNDYDDEQLREEPPPRVLIDRVQRNILADKPRVTKFPINFHPETSEGGAQQPPSPSPENPNSDEFQPGQSENNGCDEPQPTLPQGPQV is encoded by the exons ATGAGCGCTGTGAACATCACCAACGTCACCGTCTTGGATAACCCTGCGGCTTTCCTCAATCCCTTCCAGTTCGAGATCTCGTACGAGTGCCTCATCCCTCTTAAAGATG ATTTGGAATGGAAGTTAACGTATGTAGGATCTGCAGAGGATGAAACTTATGATCAGCTTCTTGAGAGTGTTCTTGTTGGTCCTGTCAATGTTGGAAACTACCGGTTTGTTTTGCAG GCAGACCCACCTGACCCTTCGAAGATCCGTGACGAGGATATAATAGGAGTGACTGTGCTACTTCTAACCTGCTCTTATCTGGGTCAGGAATTCATCCGTGTTGGCTACTATGTGAACAATGATTACGATGATGAGCAACTAAGAGAAGAGCCACCTCCAAGAGTATTGATTGACAGAGTTCAGAGAAACATCTTGGCTGACAAACCCCGTGTCACAAAGTTCCCCATCAACTTCCATCCTGAAACCAGTGAGGGAGGAGCCCAACAACCACCTTCCCCTTCACCTGAAAACCCGAATTCCGATGAATTTCAGCCAGGACAGTCTGAAAACAATGGATGTGATGAGCCTCAGCCTACCTTGCCCCAAGGTCCCCAAGTCTAA
- the LOC120261993 gene encoding uncharacterized protein LOC120261993 isoform X1, with amino-acid sequence MATALASSPGLPLLRSRFRSPSSLPTLHLRSSPYHRNRHRSFSASASPDLGAVDEDQKTPATIGGGMVSPAMGVEESIGVLKSAAKTRRTPAAEVLSALDAIKKAKVDPSGFFETLGGTESPGRTWMLVFTAEGRLNKGRYFPLTAVQRFDAAGKRIENGVYLGPLGCLTFEGNLSWNKRILAFIFESINIKIGPFGPLRVSLGREEREPSTKDPFFIWFYADEEIAVAQGRGGGIAFWCRCQRVV; translated from the exons ATGGCCACCGCCCTCGCCTCATCCCCTGGCCTTCCTCTTCTTCGATCCCGATTTCGATCCCCTTCCTCGCTTCCAACCCTCCACCTCCGCTCGTCTCCTTACCATCGGAATCGCCATCGATCCTTCTCGGCTTCAGCTTCACCGGACCTCGGGGCCGTTGATGAAGACCAGAAAACCCCGGCCACGATTGGAGGAGGAATGGTCAGTCCGGCGATG GGCGTGGAGGAGAGCATCGGGGTGCTCAAGAGCGCCGCTAAGACACGTCGAACCCCGGCCGCCGAAGTGTTATCGGCTCTCGATGCAATCAAGAAGGCGAAGGTCGATCCTTCAGGGTTCTTCGAGACGCTCGGTGGCACTGAGTCGCCGGGAAGAACATGGATGCTTGTCTTCACTGCGGAG GGCAGGTTGAACAAAGGCAGATATTTTCCCTTGACCGCAGTGCAACGATTTGACGCAGCA GGGAAGAGGATTGAAAATGGAGTATATTTGGGGCCACTTGGATGTTTAACATTTGAAGGGAATTTGTCATGGAATAAGAGAATATTGGCATTCATATTTgaaagtataaatataaaaattgggCCATTTGGTCCTTTGAGGGTCAGTCTGGGAAGAGAGGAGAGGGAGCCTAGCACAAAAGACCCTTTCTTTATCTGGTTCTATGCGGATGAAGAGATTGCTGTGGCTCAGGGCAGGGGTGGTGGCATTGCATTCTGGTGCCGGTGTCAACGTGTAGTTTGA
- the LOC120261993 gene encoding uncharacterized protein LOC120261993 isoform X2: MATALASSPGLPLLRSRFRSPSSLPTLHLRSSPYHRNRHRSFSASASPDLGAVDEDQKTPATIGGGMGVEESIGVLKSAAKTRRTPAAEVLSALDAIKKAKVDPSGFFETLGGTESPGRTWMLVFTAEGRLNKGRYFPLTAVQRFDAAGKRIENGVYLGPLGCLTFEGNLSWNKRILAFIFESINIKIGPFGPLRVSLGREEREPSTKDPFFIWFYADEEIAVAQGRGGGIAFWCRCQRVV; the protein is encoded by the exons ATGGCCACCGCCCTCGCCTCATCCCCTGGCCTTCCTCTTCTTCGATCCCGATTTCGATCCCCTTCCTCGCTTCCAACCCTCCACCTCCGCTCGTCTCCTTACCATCGGAATCGCCATCGATCCTTCTCGGCTTCAGCTTCACCGGACCTCGGGGCCGTTGATGAAGACCAGAAAACCCCGGCCACGATTGGAGGAGGAATG GGCGTGGAGGAGAGCATCGGGGTGCTCAAGAGCGCCGCTAAGACACGTCGAACCCCGGCCGCCGAAGTGTTATCGGCTCTCGATGCAATCAAGAAGGCGAAGGTCGATCCTTCAGGGTTCTTCGAGACGCTCGGTGGCACTGAGTCGCCGGGAAGAACATGGATGCTTGTCTTCACTGCGGAG GGCAGGTTGAACAAAGGCAGATATTTTCCCTTGACCGCAGTGCAACGATTTGACGCAGCA GGGAAGAGGATTGAAAATGGAGTATATTTGGGGCCACTTGGATGTTTAACATTTGAAGGGAATTTGTCATGGAATAAGAGAATATTGGCATTCATATTTgaaagtataaatataaaaattgggCCATTTGGTCCTTTGAGGGTCAGTCTGGGAAGAGAGGAGAGGGAGCCTAGCACAAAAGACCCTTTCTTTATCTGGTTCTATGCGGATGAAGAGATTGCTGTGGCTCAGGGCAGGGGTGGTGGCATTGCATTCTGGTGCCGGTGTCAACGTGTAGTTTGA
- the LOC120261992 gene encoding cyclin-D1-binding protein 1 homolog, with protein sequence MAKGGKKEHLARVLDSHIHNIEETLQMLERPAVSQKVDWSEVTKVGDEISKQATVAGMLWNGEHDVKNLESNMGVYINFLQGFLLLCHSSSAGAGPTLHACIVASARNVVDRSIKLFKEAVSFCDSDNANKRQTIPQLSGSVWEACDALKKTPTSNCTAIGRAITQLAVSMKDVLREMKELKPTQHDSSDGPPTDVTDEDGSFSEGDLGDDLSTEEMEIAQLATDVVTNALTAVKEIIRFITGLLRKSNRESAEKEYVDSLERILGHCQEMGSELNDLGACVYPPQEISQMKLITKKIDELVGNIHEAVETLNGSPEDLYRAFTVLKNSLIKLRCAFGDVDLAPKMESLAV encoded by the exons ATGGCGAAAGGGGGGAAGAAGGAGCACCTCGCTCGAGTTCTTGATTCTCATATTCACAACATTGAAGAAACTTTGCAG ATGCTGGAACGTCCTGCGGTTTCTCAGAAGGTGGATTGGTCGGAAGTCACTAAAGTTGGGGATGAAATCTCCAAACAAGCAACAGTTG CTGGAATGCTTTGGAATGGAGAACATGATGTGAAGAATCTAGAGTCAAACATGGGAGTGTACATTAATTTTCTTCAAGGTTTCCTTTTGCTCTGCCATAGCAGCTCTGCTGGTGCCGGCCCAACTCTTCATGCGTGTATAGTTGCTTCAGCAAGGAATGTTGTTGACCGTAGCATTAAATTGTTTAAGGAAGCAGTCTCCTTCTGCG ATTCTGACAATGCGAACAAAAGGCAAACTATTCCACAACTCTCGGGTTCAGTCTGGGAAGCATGTGACGCCCTGAAGAAAACCCCCACCTCAAACTGCACTGCAATTGGACGAGCAATAACTCAACTAGCTGTCTCTATGAAGGATGTTCTTCGGGAGATGAAAGAACTGAAACCTACTCAACATGACTCATCTGATGGACCTCCTACTGATGTCACTGATGAGGATGGTAGCTTTAGCGAGGGAGACCTCGGGGATGACCTTTCAACTGAAGAGATGGAAATCGCACAGTTAGCAACTGATGTAGTCACCAATGCACTTACTGCTGTAAAAGAGATTATTCGCTTCATCACAGGTTTGCTTCGGAAATCAAACAGAGAATCAGCGGAAAAGGAATATGTAGACAGCTTGGAGAGAATACTTGGCCACTGTCAAGAAATGGGATCAGAATTGAATGATCTCGGAGCTTGTGTATACCCTCCTCAAGAGATATCTCAGATGAAACTCATCACCAAGAAGATAGATGAATTGGTTGGTAACATCCATGAGGCAGTTGAAACCCTTAATGGTTCTCCAGAGGACTTATATAGGGCCTTCACAGTGTTGAAGAACTCATTGATTAAGCTCCGGTGTGCATTTGGTGATGTAGATTTGGCTCCCAAAATGGAGAGCCTTGCTGTGTAA
- the LOC120261991 gene encoding protein DETOXIFICATION 16-like: MAGSGEDGDHSLSSALLPLLPNSSENSSQVCRHGFFMGFSRSVVVVEVKRQLWLAGPLIAVSLLQYFLQVISLMFVGHLGELALSGASMATSFANVSGFSLLLGMGSALDTLCGQAYGAKQYRSLGVHMQRAMIVLLFVSIPLSFLWAFTSEILMILGQNAEISGEAGLYACWLIPSLFAYGLLQCQVRFLQTQNIIWPMLICSGITTLFHILVCWILVYNSGLGNKGASCATSISYWINVFLLAMYVKFSKSCEHTWVGLTREAMCGIINFIRLAVPSAFMICLEYWSFEMVVLLSGLLPNPKLETSVLSISLNTMWMVYMIPTGLGSAVSIRVSNELGAGNSQAARLAVLAVFIIAITEGLIVALLTILVRDVWGYLYSSEQQVVSYVSAMMPVLAASDFMDGIQCALSGAARGCGWQKICSFINLGAYYVVGIPSAILFAFVLHAGGQGLWFGIISALIVQLSVLFVIILRTNWDQEAMKAINRVKDSAINAEAKY; encoded by the exons ATGGCAGGAAGTGGAGAAGATGGTGATCATTCCTTGTCTTCTGCTTTGCTTCCTCTTCTCCCAAACTCTTCAGAGAACTCTTCACAAGTTTGTAGGCATGGATTCTTCATGGGGTTCTCAAGGTCTGTTGTTGTTGTGGAGGTGAAGAGGCAGCTATGGCTTGCAGGTCCTTTGATAGCAGTGAGTCTCCTGCAATACTTCTTGCAGGTTATCTCTCTAATGTTTGTTGGGCACCTTGGGGAGCTTGCTTTGTCTGGGGCTTCTATGGCTACTTCTTTTGCCAATGTCTCTGGCTTCAGCTTGCTG TTGGGCATGGGAAGTGCATTGGATACTTTATGTGGGCAGGCTTATGGCGCAAAACAGTATCGCTCACTCGGTGTACACATGCAAAGAGCTATGattgttcttctctttgttaGCATTCCTTTATCCTTCTTATGGGCCTTCACCAGTGAAATTCTCATGATACTTGGCCAAAATGCTGAAATATCTGGTGAAGCTGGATTATATGCTTGTTGGTTAATCCCCAGCCTTTTTGCTTACGGTCTACTTCAGTGCCAGGTTAGGTTTTTGCAAACCCAAAATATTATCTGGCCAATGTTAATATGCTCAGGAATCACAACCTTATTCCACATTCTTGTATGCTGGATTTTGGTATACAACTCTGGACTCGGCAATAAGGGAGCTTCCTGTGCAACCTCCATATCATACtggattaatgtttttttattagccATGTATGTCAAATTCTCTAAATCCTGTGAACACACTTGGGTGGGTCTGACGAGGGAGGCGATGTGTGGTATAATCAACTTCATAAGGCTCGCTGTTCCTTCGGCCTTTATGATTTG CTTGGAGTATTGGTCATTTGAGATGGTGGTTTTGCTGTCTGGTCTTCTTCCCAATCCAAAGCTTGAAACTTCTGTATTGTCAATCAG CCTTAACACTATGTGGATGGTTTATATGATCCCCACTGGCCTTGGAAGCGCAGTGAG TATAAGAGTTTCAAATGAATTGGGTGCTGGGAACTCACAAGCTGCACGTTTAGCAGTACTGGCTGTATTTATCATAGCCATTACTGAAGGTTTGATAGTGGCCCTTCTCACTATTTTGGTGCGTGATGTCTGGGGCTATTTGTACAGCAGTGAACAACAAGTTGTGAGTTATGTTTCAGCAATGATGCCAGTTCTTGCAGCTTCTGACTTCATGGATGGAATACAATGTGCACTTTCAG GTGCTGCGAGAGGATGTGGTTGGCAAAAGATCTGTTCTTTTATTAATCTTGGAGCTTATTATGTTGTTGGTATCCCTTCTGCTATTCTCTTCGCTTTTGTCTTGCACGCTGGTGGGCAG GGACTTTGGTTTGGAATCATAAGTGCACTTATTGTTCAACTATCGGTGCTTTTTGTTATTATCCTTCGCACCAACTGGGATCAAGAA GCAATGAAGGCCATAAACAGAGTTAAAGACTCTGCTATCAATGCTGAAGCAAAATACTGA
- the LOC120261990 gene encoding 2-hydroxyacyl-CoA lyase produces MATVTEPSNDALIDGNAVAARALHWAGVEKMFGVVGIPVTSLATRAVALGIRFLAFHNEQSAGYAASAYGYLASKPGVLLTVSGPGCVHGLAGLSNAMANAWPLLMISGSCDQKDFGKGDFQELDQIAAVKPFVKFSAKATDISQIPCLVFEALHHSISGRPGGCYLDIPSDVLHQTISESDLSKLLSEAENSISQQSPGEKPLDIEKAVSLLRSAERPLIVFGKGAAFARAEDSLKKLVDTTGIPFLPTPMGKGLLPDTHELAATAARSLAIGKCDVALIIGARLNWLLHFGEPPRWSKDVKFILVDVSEEEIELRKPYLGLVGDAKKVVDLINKEIKDDPFCLGKSHPWVEAISKKAKENVVKMEAQLAKDVVPFNFLTPMRIIRDAIIAQGSPAPVIVSEGANTMDVGRAVLIQSEPRTRLDAGTWGTMGVGLGYCIAAAVAMPERLVVAVEGDSGFGFSGLEVETLVRYQLPVVVIVFNNGGVYGGDRRNPEEITGPHKDDPAPTSFVPDAAYHTLIEAFGGKGYIVATPDELKSALTESFAARKPAVINVIIDPYAGAESGRLQHKN; encoded by the exons ATGGCGACTGTGACGGAGCCGAGCAATGATGCCCTGATCGATGGGAATGCGGTGGCTGCACGCGCTCTTCATTGGGCTGGAGTGGAGAAGATGTTTGGAGTGGTGGGGATTCCGGTGACGTCGCTGGCGACGCGAGCGGTGGCGCTGGGAATCCGCTTCCTGGCCTTCCACAACGAGCAGTCGGCGGGATACGCTGCTTCAGCGTATGGATACCTCGCCTCCAAGCCTGGAGTCCTTCTCACTGTCTCCGGCCCCGGTTGCGTCCATGGCCTTGCTGGCCTCTCTAACGCGATGGCCAACGCTTGGCCGCTGCTCATGATCTCAGGCTCTTGTGATCAGAAGGATTTCGGGAAGGGTGACTTCCAG GAGCTGGATCAGATTGCGGCTGTGAAGCCATTCGTGAAGTTCTCGGCGAAAGCCACTGATATCTCTCAAATCCCCTGTCTTGTCTTCGAAGCCCTTCACCACTCGATCTCTGGAAGGCCCGGCGGGTGCTATCTCGATATCCCATCCGATGTTCTCCACCAAACAATCTCCGAATCGGATCTTTCCAAGCTCTTATCCGAAGCTGAGAACTCCATATCCCAGCAAAGCCCTGGCGAAAAACCCCTCGACATTGAGAAAGCTGTCTCCTTACTTCGCAGCGCCGAGCGCCCTCTCATAGTTTTTGGTAAAGGTGCTGCCTTTGCCCGCGCCGAGGACTCGCTGAAGAAGCTTGTTGACACTACTGGAATCCCCTTCTTGCCGACCCCCATGGGGAAAGGTTTGCTGCCTGATACTCATGAGCTCGCTGCCACGGCCGCTCGATCACTGGCGATTGGCAAGTGCGATGTTGCGCTTATCATTGGTGCAAGGCTCAACTGGTTGCTGCACTTCGGTGAGCCGCCAAGGTGGTCCAAAGATGTGAAATTTATTCTTGTAGATGTCTCTGAGGAGGAGATTGAGCTCCGGAAACCATACTTAGGTCTGGTTGGCGATGCAAAGAAGGTTGTGGATTTGATTAATAAGGAGATCAAGGATGATCCATTTTGTTTGGGGAAGTCTCATCCTTGGGTTGAGGCAATATCCAAGAAGGCCAAGGAGAATGTTGTAAAGATGGAGGCGCAATTGGCAAAGGATGTGGTCCCATTCAACTTCTTGACGCCGATGAGGATAATAAGAGATGCTATTATTGCACAGGGGAGCCCAGCTCCGGTTATAGTATCAGAGGGAGCGAATACCATGGATGTTGGAAGGGCTGTGTTGATTCAGAGTGAGCCTAGGACGAGGTTGGATGCTGGGACATGGGGGACAATGGGGGTTGGGCTGGGGTATTGTATTGCAGCTGCTGTGGCGATGCCTGAGAGGCTGGTTGTTGCTGTTGAGGGAGATTCAGGTTTTGGCTTCAGTGGCCTTGAAGTTGAG ACATTGGTAAGATATCAGCTGCCTGTTGTCGTGATTGTGTTCAACAACGGTGGAGTATATGGTGGTGATCGTAGAAACCCTGAAGAAATTACAGGACCACACAAAGATGACCCTGCCCCTACTTCATTTGTCCCAGATGCAGCTTACCATACTCTAATTGAAGCTTTTGGTGGAAAAGGGTATATTGTTGCAACTCCCGATGAACTCAAATCTGCACTCACTGAATCATTTGCTGCCCGAAAACCAGCAGTTATAAATGTTATCATCGACCCATATGCCGGTGCTGAAAGTGGTAGACTGCAGCACAAAAACTAA